The window GGTCGAGTGTCATGTCTTCAAGACGAGTCCCGCGCTCGGCCGCGACTTCCTCTATGAACTGGAACCTGCGGATGAACTTGCTGTTTGTCTGCCGGAGCGCCTCCTCCGGGTCTACCTTGAGAAGCCTCGCCACATTCACAATGGCAAACAACAAGTCACCGAGCTCTTCCCGTATCCTCGCACGGTCGCCGGCCCCGAAGGCTTCCCGGAACTCCTCGACTTCCTCCCACACCTTTAACACGGCGTCCTCTGCCCGCGCCCAGTCGAACCCGACCCTTCCGGCCTTGTCCTGCAGCTTGAACGCTTGCATCAATGCCGGAAGGTATTTTGGGATCCCGGCGAGGATGGATACGTAATCCCCCTCATCGTGCCCGGAGTCCATCTTCTCCTCTTGTTTGATTCTCTCCCAGTTTCTCAGGACCGCCCGGGCATCCTTCGCAACCACATCCCCAAACACATGCGGGTGGCGCCGTTCAAGCTTCTCACTGATCCCCCGGACCACATCGTTGAAGTCGAACTCTCCCCGCTCGGAGGCGATTTGGCAATGGAACACCACCTGGAGCAGAAGATCCCCAAGTTCTTCGCAGACTTTCCCGGGATCCCCAGTGTCTATTGCCTCCACGACCTCGTAGGCCTCTTCCACCAAGTAAGGCTTGAGGGTCTCCGGGGTTTGCTGCCGGTCCCACGGGCATCCTCCCGGGCCCCTGAGCCTCGACATTATGCCGACAATCCTGTCTGCCGGGAATCTGCTCCAGCGCCCCCTATCCCCTTCCTCAGGCACTTGGCTCGCGACTGCAGGAACGTACACGCTGGTAAGGTGGTCGATCCAATCGAGCCTGTCCAGTTCGAAAAGGGGAACTCTCTCCACACGCTCCTTTCCCGGGACTCCCGCCGCTTGCACCACCATGACCCCGTGGTCTTCGGGATAGGCCTCCATCAGTAGGAGTTTCACGTCCGACGCGATCATCTGAGAATAGACTTGTCCTATCAATAGAGGCACGTGCAAGTGGGCGGCAACACGCACGCTGGACCCGGCTTCCCCAGGTGATCCACGCCGCACGCATAGCTCGCCCCCTCTGGCCGGCTCCCGAACTCCAGCCTCATCCTCCCCGGCTACTGCATCGCCCCTTCCCGAAAGGGTGACGCCATTCAGGATCACGAGACCTTCCGCCGGATCGGCCCCTACCGCCGTGCACACGGCATCAATGAAGCTTACGCCGGGAAGGATTGTCAGCTCGACTCCCTCGTGGGCCGCGAGAGCCCGAAGGTCAGCGACGGATTTCTCCCCGACGGACGGGTGCCCGGGAACGGCATAGGCCACTGACCGGCCAAGGGTTGCCTCCTCTACGAGCCGTTCAGCAATTCGACGGTAAACCTCTTCGAAGCTCTCTGACGTCTCGTAGAGGGAGTCCATCGACTCGAACTCCACTCCGGCATCGGTGAGCACACTTACTGAAGGGTGCCTGACTGTCCGCACAAAACAAACGTCCGCTTCTTGCATCGCTTTGAGAACAGCCGGGCTCACCAGATCAGGCGCGCCCGGCCCCAAACCTGCCGCCACTATGGACCCTTTGGTCATCCTCAGTCACGACCTCACAAGACCCAGGCGTTTGAGCCCCCGCGCGAACGGCGGCCCGAGCCTTGGGACCATCTCGATATCGCTTGCCACTATTCCCCCGGTCAGGAGCATCACTATGCCATACACAGCAACTCCGACACCGATGGCGACCAGCGTCATCAATCTCTCACGCCCGAACATATTGAACATGAATGAGTACCCGAACCTCACCGTCATGACCATGATCACCGAGGCGAAGAGGGGCTTCCCAAATGAGAAGAACAGTCTGCGCCCGTGGCCGATTCTCCTTGCCATGTCAGCCATATTGAGTAGCGCCACGACACCAAATCCCACGGATGTGCTGATCGCGGCGCCGGCGATGTTCAGATCCGGCCTTCCCGTCAGCCAATACTCCAGGACCACCTTGATGGCCGACCCGATCACGAGGTTCTTCACAGGAACGAGCACGTGGCCCATTCCCTGCAGGACGGCGCCACTAGTTTGGAGCACACAAAGAAAGAGTGCCGCGGGGGCGAGCGACGCCAACACCCGGCCCACATCGGGCTTACCATATACAAGCCCGCAAATCTCCGCGCTGAGTACTGCCAGGCCGAAGCCAGCGGGGAGGCTGATCGCGGCGGTAAGCCTCGTTGCCTCGGTGGCTCTCGACACTACATGAGCACGTCCGCCCACGGCCATCGACTCCGATATGGCCGGCACGATGCTGGTGGCGAGAGCGGCCGTAAGGACACTGGGAAAGTACGCAAGAGGCAAGGCCATCCCGTTCAGCTGCCCAAAGAAGGCCGTGGCCTG is drawn from Bacillota bacterium and contains these coding sequences:
- the mazG gene encoding nucleoside triphosphate pyrophosphohydrolase, which encodes MTKGSIVAAGLGPGAPDLVSPAVLKAMQEADVCFVRTVRHPSVSVLTDAGVEFESMDSLYETSESFEEVYRRIAERLVEEATLGRSVAYAVPGHPSVGEKSVADLRALAAHEGVELTILPGVSFIDAVCTAVGADPAEGLVILNGVTLSGRGDAVAGEDEAGVREPARGGELCVRRGSPGEAGSSVRVAAHLHVPLLIGQVYSQMIASDVKLLLMEAYPEDHGVMVVQAAGVPGKERVERVPLFELDRLDWIDHLTSVYVPAVASQVPEEGDRGRWSRFPADRIVGIMSRLRGPGGCPWDRQQTPETLKPYLVEEAYEVVEAIDTGDPGKVCEELGDLLLQVVFHCQIASERGEFDFNDVVRGISEKLERRHPHVFGDVVAKDARAVLRNWERIKQEEKMDSGHDEGDYVSILAGIPKYLPALMQAFKLQDKAGRVGFDWARAEDAVLKVWEEVEEFREAFGAGDRARIREELGDLLFAIVNVARLLKVDPEEALRQTNSKFIRRFQFIEEVAAERGTRLEDMTLDQMDAIWNEAKARGL